One window of Sphingobacteriales bacterium genomic DNA carries:
- a CDS encoding T9SS type A sorting domain-containing protein — MKKNLLATLLTLFVLFGIGTGNVFAQGPTPPASSCGYATQVPTVVAELCSDGSTTMPADPGTGAPNYAYFITSIPDTVILGVVEAGDVFDAAAMGLSEGTVVNVTGFGYDQSNILAIITAVGSSGLCPVVLDPVVCATLAGVTSADLNTLLELASTFNDGAPVTINGLLGLIGTVEGLGGILGAPAPCYSITAYLDYQATVIACATACEASVGTIVPPANLFACNDGSNAGDLAVAIPTDTNTSDYLFIVTGNGTDPNGDPLIQGVSYDGTFDFTGLPDGDYCYWGFAYSQTELDAMAAALNGLLPILSLPTIPIPADLGVIFDTFGGLIPDLTIPAIFGLLAEPPIPLPELCYAINDVADYCVTLGTCALPCEVDGGQLSTTDATTFCNDDVIEDYVTVTTTGGEGGELLINIVYDATKGTTGLVGSDKVYIHSGAGTSGPGSAWEAVIGNWGQDDGIGEMTEIADDMWAITVSAEYYGLAAGTTIYGIGMVFRNAAGNLEGKDYNNQDIYIREINTGSPVAQQADGSPFDGVFADLSSTVAYEYIVTDADGNVLFGPDPSATFDFNGAPAGVYFIYGIAYEGTILVGDNISDITGDCYDLSSNALIILVEECGVVCEANAGVMTPTGTTTICQDGIVSAICVDGNNTSPDFSTVFVATLPSLDIIGFAPVCEDLDLFEVPPGQYNLYCLNYATADEGAIVALVDGGGNLTDLIAIVNDGTVCADIAETSVTITIVEASDPFCSGYPGLVASDASTTIGGAQYVVVFTIVDGSGDYTISPEGTFDGTTYVSNPINCNTDASFTVTDNLSGQVVTVTAVSPCAVACEANYGDVAFGETTLCEGTNSDPVVASGDNTEGFSTYLVITQGVELTILEVVGQGSINFSAYAPGNYTVHAFNISDADFPTVAALLGGGTVTGGDVAQLIADGDICAELDVTGIAFTILDSTDPACQVTPTCDTNPIVIFLDPACDNVTGTVDLSVTVTGGFPDDTDGYYIAGTLFGTNTSEQGNPFVIPGLADQDAYLIIISDAAGCVTTIEGTTNCTKCPENTMGDMPADLVVACHNGSVASTLSSSTLEEGSFVGYALHTTETVSAANILAESTSGSFSFDFGGAYNTVYYITALAGNVDDNGNGVPDISNECTTRSATSTPVVFLSPVMITVGAPQCDNTTGLTTYAFSVSGGYPSFEPSATYTLSGEINSSGETYAGISYSTPQIGDATTWILTAADDYGCTSDTYSATTNCEKGNYVSWLSFTGKVQDNGNLLKWVTATEVDNDYFSLERSLDGINFTEIYRTEGAGTTTVTSSYQFLDQNAPSGISYYRVTQVDFDGQFSSTEIIALTRNRIAFGIGGVAPVPTSDFAQLTINADENKTLTVELYDVTGRMVSTQQADVNDGVNTVTMDVRSLPAGMYFVKVSDGNFSATERIVKQ; from the coding sequence ATGAAGAAAAATCTATTAGCAACTCTTTTAACCCTGTTTGTACTTTTCGGTATCGGTACCGGAAATGTATTTGCGCAGGGGCCAACACCTCCGGCATCTTCATGCGGATACGCAACACAAGTGCCTACGGTTGTAGCTGAGCTTTGTTCAGATGGCTCCACAACAATGCCGGCAGATCCCGGTACAGGCGCTCCAAACTATGCGTATTTCATAACTTCAATTCCTGACACCGTAATTTTAGGTGTTGTGGAAGCCGGTGATGTTTTTGACGCTGCGGCTATGGGGTTAAGTGAAGGCACTGTAGTGAATGTAACCGGATTTGGTTATGACCAATCCAACATTTTAGCCATCATTACTGCGGTGGGAAGTAGCGGACTTTGCCCTGTTGTGCTTGATCCGGTTGTTTGCGCCACTTTGGCAGGTGTTACATCAGCAGATTTGAATACACTCTTGGAATTAGCCTCTACTTTTAATGACGGCGCACCTGTTACAATTAACGGTCTTCTGGGATTGATAGGAACTGTTGAAGGACTTGGAGGAATCTTGGGAGCTCCTGCTCCCTGCTATTCTATCACTGCTTATTTAGATTACCAAGCCACCGTTATAGCTTGTGCAACTGCTTGCGAAGCAAGCGTTGGTACTATTGTACCCCCTGCCAACCTGTTCGCTTGCAATGACGGCAGCAATGCCGGTGATTTGGCTGTAGCTATTCCAACTGACACAAATACTTCTGACTATTTGTTTATTGTAACCGGTAACGGTACCGACCCGAACGGCGATCCTTTAATTCAAGGTGTTAGCTACGATGGCACATTCGATTTTACCGGCTTGCCGGATGGAGATTATTGCTATTGGGGCTTTGCTTACAGTCAAACTGAATTAGATGCTATGGCTGCTGCCCTTAATGGACTTTTGCCTATCTTAAGTTTACCTACAATTCCTATTCCTGCCGATTTGGGTGTAATTTTCGATACCTTCGGCGGCTTAATTCCCGACTTAACCATTCCGGCTATCTTTGGTCTTTTAGCAGAACCTCCTATTCCTCTGCCAGAATTGTGCTATGCCATCAATGATGTAGCAGACTATTGTGTAACTTTAGGTACTTGCGCACTTCCTTGCGAAGTGGATGGAGGTCAGCTTAGCACTACCGATGCTACCACATTCTGTAATGATGATGTAATCGAAGATTATGTAACCGTTACTACCACAGGTGGTGAAGGCGGAGAATTGCTGATTAATATCGTTTATGATGCCACAAAAGGTACAACCGGTTTAGTTGGCTCTGACAAAGTGTATATTCATTCCGGAGCAGGCACAAGCGGCCCCGGCAGTGCTTGGGAAGCTGTTATAGGTAATTGGGGACAAGACGATGGTATCGGAGAAATGACAGAGATTGCCGACGATATGTGGGCAATTACCGTTAGTGCAGAATATTATGGATTGGCTGCGGGTACCACTATTTACGGAATTGGAATGGTATTCAGAAATGCTGCAGGTAATCTTGAAGGCAAAGACTACAACAATCAGGACATTTACATTCGTGAAATCAATACCGGTTCTCCCGTGGCTCAACAAGCCGATGGAAGTCCTTTCGATGGTGTCTTTGCAGATTTGTCTTCAACTGTTGCTTACGAATACATCGTAACCGATGCCGATGGTAATGTTTTATTTGGTCCCGATCCAAGCGCTACCTTTGACTTTAATGGCGCTCCTGCCGGAGTTTATTTTATTTATGGTATTGCTTATGAAGGAACTATTTTGGTTGGCGATAATATCAGCGATATTACCGGTGATTGTTACGATCTGTCTTCAAATGCTTTGATTATTTTAGTGGAAGAGTGCGGTGTTGTCTGCGAAGCGAATGCCGGTGTAATGACACCAACCGGTACCACTACAATTTGTCAGGACGGCATAGTTAGCGCTATTTGCGTTGATGGTAATAATACAAGCCCTGATTTTTCTACAGTTTTTGTAGCTACGCTTCCGAGCCTAGATATCATAGGTTTTGCTCCTGTTTGTGAGGATCTTGACCTATTTGAAGTACCTCCCGGACAATACAATTTATATTGTTTAAATTATGCAACAGCAGACGAGGGAGCCATTGTTGCTCTTGTAGATGGTGGTGGCAATTTAACCGATTTGATTGCAATAGTAAACGATGGAACGGTTTGTGCAGATATAGCTGAAACAAGCGTTACCATTACCATTGTTGAGGCTTCTGATCCTTTTTGCAGTGGTTATCCTGGCTTAGTCGCTTCGGATGCATCAACTACTATCGGAGGTGCTCAATATGTAGTAGTTTTCACCATTGTTGATGGTAGCGGAGACTATACCATATCTCCCGAAGGCACTTTCGATGGAACTACCTATGTGAGCAATCCAATCAATTGTAATACCGATGCTTCATTTACCGTAACCGATAATTTAAGCGGGCAAGTCGTAACTGTAACTGCAGTATCTCCTTGTGCCGTTGCATGCGAAGCAAATTATGGTGATGTTGCCTTTGGTGAAACCACACTTTGCGAAGGCACAAACAGCGACCCCGTTGTTGCTTCGGGTGATAATACTGAAGGATTTTCAACTTACTTAGTGATTACTCAAGGTGTTGAACTGACAATTTTGGAAGTTGTTGGACAAGGAAGTATTAATTTCTCTGCTTATGCTCCCGGTAATTACACTGTTCATGCTTTCAACATTTCAGATGCTGACTTCCCCACTGTTGCAGCCCTTTTAGGAGGCGGAACAGTTACCGGTGGAGATGTTGCTCAATTGATTGCTGATGGCGATATCTGTGCAGAATTAGATGTTACAGGAATTGCATTTACCATTCTTGATAGTACGGATCCTGCTTGTCAGGTTACTCCTACTTGCGATACCAATCCTATCGTCATCTTCCTCGATCCGGCTTGTGATAATGTTACAGGTACCGTTGACTTGTCTGTAACTGTTACCGGAGGTTTCCCTGACGATACAGATGGTTATTACATTGCAGGAACGCTATTTGGTACCAATACTTCAGAACAAGGTAATCCATTTGTAATTCCGGGTCTTGCCGATCAGGATGCTTACCTGATCATCATTTCTGATGCAGCAGGTTGTGTTACTACCATAGAAGGAACTACCAATTGTACTAAATGTCCTGAAAATACGATGGGTGATATGCCTGCCGATTTAGTAGTCGCTTGTCATAACGGATCTGTTGCCTCCACACTTAGTTCTTCTACATTGGAAGAAGGATCTTTTGTAGGCTATGCTTTACATACAACAGAAACCGTATCTGCAGCCAATATTTTGGCTGAAAGCACAAGTGGTAGTTTTAGCTTTGACTTTGGCGGAGCTTACAATACCGTTTACTACATCACCGCTTTGGCAGGTAATGTAGATGACAATGGCAATGGTGTTCCCGACATTTCTAACGAATGTACTACCAGATCAGCAACATCTACCCCCGTTGTTTTCCTTTCTCCCGTTATGATTACAGTTGGCGCTCCTCAATGCGATAATACAACCGGTCTGACTACCTATGCATTTTCCGTTAGCGGAGGTTATCCTTCATTTGAACCCAGTGCTACCTATACTCTAAGTGGTGAAATCAACAGTTCAGGCGAAACTTATGCCGGTATTTCTTATTCTACTCCGCAAATTGGTGATGCAACAACCTGGATTTTAACTGCTGCCGATGATTATGGTTGTACTTCTGATACTTATTCTGCCACAACCAACTGTGAAAAAGGTAACTATGTATCTTGGTTATCATTTACAGGAAAAGTTCAGGATAACGGCAACTTATTGAAATGGGTAACTGCTACCGAAGTAGATAACGACTACTTTTCTCTCGAGCGTTCTTTGGACGGAATTAACTTTACCGAAATTTATCGCACTGAAGGTGCAGGTACAACAACAGTTACCAGCAGCTATCAGTTCTTAGATCAAAACGCTCCTTCCGGTATCAGCTATTATCGTGTAACTCAGGTTGACTTTGACGGACAATTCAGCAGCACCGAAATCATCGCACTTACCCGCAATCGAATTGCATTTGGTATTGGCGGTGTAGCTCCGGTTCCGACTTCTGACTTTGCTCAATTGACCATCAATGCAGACGAAAACAAAACACTTACTGTAGAACTTTATGACGTTACAGGACGTATGGTCAGCACTCAGCAAGCAGATGTTAATGACGGAGTAAATACTGTTACTATGGATGTTCGCAGTTTGCCAGCCGGCATGTACTTTGTTAAAGTTTCTGATGGCAACTTCTCAGCTACCGAACGTATTGTTAAACAATAG
- a CDS encoding CotH kinase family protein, with amino-acid sequence MTANKLQLLICLFLLPTVLWQTEAQSLPLEMHLSADSLRLITGNNPTTGLYDEAIINTFELQFSQPNYWNLLLANYASSTDLPATLTINGYTLPNPVGVRFKGQTSYSNTMSSQKKSFNISLDYVNQDQEYEGYKTFNLNNCFDDPSFVREVLYYHFNRRHIPCAKANYVQLFINGESWGVYPSIQQLNMDFYDEWFMSRNGTNWRALKTTGTGGGGPGGGGGFGAGYCSLNWLGWDTTVYKGYYILKSAHKEDPWVDLVNTCYELNNPPLATLPETLKDWLDIDRALWFLAHEIIFSDDDGYAHKGGMDYYVYYEPETGRIVPQEYDGNTCMKANNANWSPFYHANDANFALLNRLLAVPELRQRYLAHVRTIINQSLEQTQANTRIDYYYSLISTLVQNDTKKLYTFTAFNNEKNVLKNFIQTRRTNLNANSEVNVTGLTIGEVIYYSNNTPFLAPDAGQPVNVTAAISGTTGVYKIWLYYASDNVGSFDRIDMFDDGLHNDGNAGDGIFGQTIPGFPNGTRVRYYIEAIANNTPKTATYKPEGAEHDVFTYRVNISEFVPTPVVINELMASNSNTMADEFGTYDDWIELYNNSSSSMDLSGWHLTDNPENITKWTFPTGSVIAPNNYMIVWADEEGGQGNYHANFKLSQAGEMLYLVQPDLSIADEVVFGAQLTDMGYARVPNGLGDFVIQQPTFNASNNFETSTLPDVVINEVMASNTVTITDEFGDFEDWIELYNNSNTSKDLSGWYLTDAANNLTKWIFPAGSVIPPNSYMIIWADDEAIEGAYHAAFKLSASGELVYLVRPDLTISDGVVFGAQQADLGYARVPNGTGNFVIQEPTFNANNDLEGPNSPGVRVKAKVMLEGAYNFLTGNMTTYLFTNGLIPVNQPYNSAPFNYSGTESVASIPANVVDWVLLSVTSQSDGTVYRKAAFLRNDGILIDLDGSEGVVFPSGLVEGNSYLIAVSHRNHFKVIAKTTIILPNASAYDLTSESNIEPACVTQVAAGLFAMVAGNCQNDRAINYSDFNILNNQVGQNNYNIADLNLNAVINTIDFNLFRVNAGRINFVSE; translated from the coding sequence ATGACTGCCAACAAACTACAATTGTTGATTTGCCTTTTTTTGCTGCCAACAGTTCTATGGCAAACTGAAGCTCAAAGCCTACCACTCGAAATGCACCTAAGTGCCGACAGTTTACGTCTTATTACTGGAAACAATCCAACAACAGGCTTGTATGATGAAGCAATCATCAATACTTTCGAACTTCAGTTTTCACAACCAAACTACTGGAATTTGCTTTTAGCAAATTATGCATCGAGTACCGATTTGCCTGCAACATTAACCATCAATGGTTATACATTACCTAATCCGGTAGGGGTTAGATTTAAAGGGCAAACCTCATACTCAAATACGATGAGTTCGCAGAAAAAATCGTTTAACATAAGCCTCGACTATGTAAACCAAGATCAGGAGTATGAGGGTTACAAAACATTTAATTTAAATAACTGCTTTGACGACCCCTCTTTTGTTCGCGAAGTATTGTATTATCATTTCAACCGCCGGCATATACCATGTGCCAAAGCCAACTATGTTCAATTGTTCATTAACGGGGAAAGTTGGGGTGTTTACCCAAGCATACAACAGTTAAACATGGATTTTTATGACGAGTGGTTTATGAGTAGGAATGGGACTAACTGGCGCGCACTAAAAACTACCGGAACCGGTGGAGGCGGCCCTGGAGGAGGTGGTGGCTTTGGGGCAGGTTATTGCTCCCTCAACTGGCTCGGATGGGATACTACCGTTTATAAAGGGTACTACATCCTTAAATCAGCACATAAGGAAGATCCCTGGGTTGACCTGGTCAATACCTGTTATGAATTGAATAATCCCCCTTTAGCTACTTTACCTGAAACGCTGAAAGACTGGCTGGATATTGACAGAGCATTATGGTTTTTAGCACATGAAATCATCTTTTCAGACGACGATGGTTATGCTCATAAAGGTGGAATGGATTATTATGTTTATTATGAACCTGAAACCGGACGAATTGTGCCGCAGGAATATGATGGAAATACTTGTATGAAAGCAAACAACGCAAACTGGAGCCCTTTTTACCACGCCAATGACGCTAACTTTGCACTTCTAAATCGTTTGTTAGCTGTTCCAGAACTGCGTCAGCGTTATCTTGCTCATGTCAGAACCATAATCAATCAAAGTTTGGAACAAACACAGGCCAACACTCGGATTGATTATTATTATAGCCTTATCTCCACTTTGGTACAAAATGATACTAAAAAATTATACACCTTTACTGCATTTAATAACGAGAAAAATGTCCTCAAAAATTTTATCCAAACTCGCCGTACCAATCTAAATGCAAATTCTGAGGTTAATGTAACCGGTCTAACTATAGGTGAAGTCATATATTACAGCAACAACACCCCATTCCTCGCTCCTGATGCCGGCCAGCCGGTCAATGTTACTGCAGCAATAAGTGGAACAACGGGTGTTTACAAAATCTGGCTGTATTATGCTTCCGACAATGTGGGTTCTTTTGACCGTATTGACATGTTTGACGATGGATTGCATAACGATGGCAATGCAGGTGATGGAATTTTTGGACAAACTATCCCCGGATTTCCAAATGGGACAAGAGTTCGTTATTATATCGAAGCAATAGCCAATAACACTCCCAAAACAGCAACATATAAACCGGAGGGTGCAGAACACGATGTATTTACCTATCGGGTCAATATTTCAGAGTTTGTTCCAACACCCGTAGTAATTAACGAGTTAATGGCATCCAACAGCAATACAATGGCGGATGAATTTGGAACATACGATGATTGGATTGAACTTTACAACAACTCCTCCTCAAGTATGGACCTTAGCGGTTGGCATTTAACAGATAATCCTGAAAATATTACCAAGTGGACTTTCCCGACAGGTTCTGTGATTGCACCCAATAATTATATGATAGTTTGGGCTGATGAAGAGGGTGGACAAGGCAACTATCACGCTAATTTTAAACTGTCGCAAGCCGGTGAAATGTTATATCTGGTGCAACCAGATTTAAGTATTGCCGACGAAGTAGTATTTGGCGCACAGCTAACTGATATGGGTTATGCGCGAGTTCCTAATGGCCTTGGTGATTTTGTTATTCAACAACCAACTTTTAATGCCAGCAACAACTTTGAAACCTCTACCCTGCCAGACGTAGTCATAAACGAAGTTATGGCTTCAAATACTGTAACTATCACTGACGAATTTGGCGACTTTGAAGATTGGATAGAGTTATACAACAATTCCAATACATCTAAAGACCTAAGCGGTTGGTACTTAACCGATGCTGCCAACAATCTAACTAAATGGATCTTCCCTGCAGGATCGGTTATTCCTCCAAATAGTTACATGATTATATGGGCAGACGACGAAGCCATTGAAGGAGCTTATCATGCCGCATTTAAACTTTCAGCAAGTGGGGAATTGGTTTACTTGGTTCGTCCCGATTTGACCATTTCAGATGGTGTGGTTTTTGGTGCTCAGCAAGCCGATTTAGGTTATGCCCGCGTTCCCAATGGTACCGGAAATTTTGTAATTCAAGAACCTACTTTTAACGCTAATAATGACCTTGAAGGACCAAACTCGCCCGGTGTTAGAGTAAAAGCAAAAGTTATGCTCGAAGGTGCCTACAACTTCTTAACAGGAAATATGACCACTTACTTATTCACAAATGGACTAATTCCGGTAAACCAACCCTATAACTCAGCACCTTTTAATTATTCAGGAACTGAGTCTGTAGCTTCTATTCCTGCGAATGTGGTTGATTGGGTTTTATTATCTGTAACCTCTCAATCTGATGGGACTGTTTACCGAAAAGCTGCTTTTCTGAGAAATGACGGAATACTGATAGATCTGGACGGTTCGGAAGGGGTTGTATTCCCTTCAGGTTTGGTGGAAGGAAACAGCTATCTGATTGCCGTTTCACACCGCAACCATTTCAAGGTAATAGCCAAAACAACCATAATTTTGCCTAATGCAAGTGCTTATGACTTAACTTCTGAATCAAATATAGAACCCGCCTGTGTTACTCAGGTAGCTGCAGGATTATTTGCAATGGTTGCAGGAAATTGTCAAAACGACCGAGCTATTAACTATTCAGATTTTAACATCCTGAATAATCAAGTAGGGCAAAATAATTACAATATTGCTGACCTGAATTTGAATGCCGTAATTAATACGATTGACTTCAATCTATTCAGAGTCAATGCCGGTCGCATAAACTTTGTAAGTGAATAG
- a CDS encoding PQQ-dependent sugar dehydrogenase: protein MNRVIPLFLSILVFTVFSNVLTSSVKAQTSTLTLDSTVLEITTVATGLHVPWEILWGPDDWLWVTERNGRINRIDPETGTKQLLVTISDCYEYSESGLLGMALHPEFTDNPYVYVAYNYNSGGNKVKLVRYTYNGTVLTDPTILLTGINASSGGNHSGSRLLMLPDQTLLMTTGDYYNDAVAQNLSSLNGKILRINLDGSVPADNPISGSYVYSWGHRNAQGLVRSPSGIIYSSEHGPSNDDEFNIIEPNRNYGWPNVEGLCNTSSEISFCTTNNVREPLVVWTPTLAVAGIDFYNHPAIPEWVGCVLMTNLKAPTFKQLIFDQSGTAIIQQKDIINYTYGRLRDICVAPDGRVFIGTSNQDGRAAGWAGFPQADDDKILQLRNPSWMPTIPQPDFSFVDSCLQVQFTNLSLDATSFQWSFGNGYGSNENNPIHTYLQNGTYNVQLIASNQYTSDTISYEVTVAQCVLPGISNPANNSAVQVLPNPVTGKSLIQFPSKFAGGTLEIIDINGKTLKTITLPPSDKYTLEKGNMNAGVYYLRISRNKETITQKIVIQ from the coding sequence ATGAACCGAGTTATCCCACTTTTTCTGTCTATCCTTGTATTTACCGTTTTTTCAAATGTATTAACTTCTTCTGTTAAGGCCCAAACTTCAACCTTAACTTTAGATTCAACAGTTTTGGAAATTACCACAGTAGCAACCGGTTTGCATGTACCTTGGGAAATTCTATGGGGTCCTGATGATTGGCTTTGGGTAACTGAAAGAAACGGTCGTATTAACCGTATTGATCCTGAAACTGGAACCAAACAATTATTGGTTACTATTTCTGATTGTTATGAATACAGTGAATCTGGTTTATTAGGTATGGCCTTGCATCCCGAATTTACCGATAATCCTTATGTCTATGTGGCCTATAACTACAATAGCGGAGGGAACAAGGTAAAGTTGGTTCGTTATACTTATAACGGAACTGTCCTGACAGATCCCACAATTTTGCTTACCGGAATCAATGCCAGCAGTGGAGGAAATCACAGCGGCTCAAGATTATTGATGTTGCCTGACCAAACCCTGTTAATGACCACAGGAGATTACTACAATGATGCCGTTGCACAAAATCTGAGCAGCTTAAACGGAAAGATTTTACGTATTAATTTAGATGGTTCTGTTCCCGCAGACAACCCAATTTCAGGAAGTTATGTTTATTCGTGGGGACACCGAAATGCTCAGGGGCTGGTACGATCTCCTTCCGGCATTATTTATAGCTCAGAACATGGGCCAAGCAATGATGACGAGTTTAATATTATCGAACCTAATCGCAATTACGGATGGCCCAATGTTGAAGGGCTTTGCAATACAAGTTCAGAGATTTCTTTTTGCACGACAAATAATGTTCGTGAGCCGCTTGTAGTATGGACACCCACACTTGCTGTTGCCGGAATTGACTTTTACAATCACCCGGCTATCCCCGAATGGGTTGGATGTGTATTGATGACAAATTTGAAAGCGCCAACATTTAAACAATTGATTTTTGACCAGTCCGGAACTGCCATAATTCAGCAAAAAGACATCATCAACTATACTTACGGGCGGTTGAGAGATATTTGTGTTGCTCCTGATGGAAGAGTGTTTATAGGCACCAGTAATCAAGATGGAAGAGCTGCTGGTTGGGCTGGTTTCCCACAGGCAGATGACGATAAAATTTTGCAACTTCGCAACCCTTCTTGGATGCCGACCATTCCGCAACCCGATTTTTCTTTTGTCGATTCCTGTTTGCAAGTGCAGTTTACCAACTTGTCTTTAGATGCCACTTCCTTTCAATGGTCTTTTGGAAACGGGTATGGCTCTAATGAAAACAATCCTATCCATACTTATCTTCAGAACGGAACCTATAATGTTCAGCTAATTGCCAGCAATCAATATACTTCCGATACAATCTCTTATGAAGTAACCGTTGCACAATGTGTTTTGCCAGGTATATCAAATCCGGCAAACAACTCTGCTGTGCAGGTTTTACCCAACCCTGTTACCGGAAAATCTCTTATTCAATTTCCTTCAAAATTTGCAGGTGGTACCCTGGAAATCATTGATATCAACGGAAAAACCTTAAAAACCATTACCCTGCCTCCATCTGACAAGTACACCCTCGAAAAGGGTAATATGAACGCCGGAGTTTATTATCTGCGTATTAGCCGTAATAAAGAAACGATCACCCAAAAAATTGTGATACAATAA
- a CDS encoding hydroxymethylglutaryl-CoA lyase — protein MKIIECPRDAMQGIQTFIPTEKKIEYINALLKVGFHTIDFGSFVSPRMIPQMSDTWKVIQHLDLSETDTQLLAIIANLRGANDALSYETINYLGFPFSVSNTFQVRNTNASQQKAFDIVQDVYELCQKKGKELVVYLSMGFGNPYGDLWDLSILEHWIDRFVSMGIETISLSDTVGIATPEQIEEVFKNMTYFFPGIEFGAHLHTESHNWLPKIDAAYQNGCKRFDGAISGFGGCPMAQNKLVGNMPTEFLIQYFKEERADFYIDDEAFEHAKFLSDGIFHGSESPSLPEVTF, from the coding sequence ATGAAAATTATTGAATGTCCGAGAGATGCCATGCAGGGTATCCAAACCTTTATACCTACTGAAAAAAAGATTGAATATATCAATGCTTTGTTGAAGGTTGGATTTCATACCATTGATTTTGGAAGTTTTGTTTCTCCCCGGATGATACCCCAAATGTCAGATACCTGGAAAGTTATTCAACATCTTGATCTCAGCGAAACAGACACACAGCTTTTGGCTATCATCGCTAATCTAAGAGGGGCAAACGATGCGCTCAGCTATGAAACTATCAATTATTTAGGGTTCCCTTTTTCAGTTTCCAATACTTTTCAGGTTCGCAACACCAATGCTTCACAGCAAAAAGCATTCGATATTGTTCAGGATGTTTATGAGTTATGCCAAAAAAAGGGGAAAGAGTTGGTGGTTTATTTGTCAATGGGTTTTGGTAATCCTTATGGTGATTTATGGGACCTCTCAATTTTGGAACATTGGATTGACCGGTTTGTGTCAATGGGCATTGAAACAATTTCTTTATCTGATACAGTAGGGATTGCTACGCCCGAACAAATTGAAGAGGTGTTTAAAAACATGACCTATTTTTTCCCGGGTATAGAATTTGGCGCTCACCTGCATACAGAATCACATAACTGGCTTCCTAAAATAGATGCCGCCTATCAAAACGGATGCAAACGTTTCGATGGTGCCATCAGTGGTTTTGGAGGATGCCCAATGGCTCAAAACAAACTTGTGGGCAATATGCCAACTGAATTTTTAATTCAGTATTTTAAAGAAGAGCGAGCCGATTTTTATATTGATGACGAGGCCTTTGAACACGCTAAATTTTTGTCAGACGGAATATTTCATGGCTCAGAATCTCCTTCTTTACCCGAAGTAACTTTCTGA